Part of the Athalia rosae chromosome 2, iyAthRosa1.1, whole genome shotgun sequence genome, ATATAGTTATTATATGGCCATGGTGATTCGCTTACGCAAGACGACACGATGAGCCTTTTTATCATGCGGATCAcacttttctcgtttcaacgcgAAATGGGATTCCGTGGAAGAGAAACAGAAGGAGCCTCCTGGGCGTGGTGAAAGGTGCGAGCGGATTTGGGCCGCGAATCCTTAGTCCGGCTCGTTTCCGAAGATTCTCGGATCCCTCGGCTAACGCGGTTCTGATTCCACCGAATTTATCCTGCTGAGTTTCGTAATCATCCGCAGACCGCCCTGTAAGTTGCTTACGCGATATtccgagaattttattttttactctcgatTTATCTGGTTATACCGCGTTAAAATTTCCGCTCCCAAGTGGCCACTGTCGTTCAAATTGTTCACGTACGCTGTGTCGGTCATTTCTACTTCggagaatattatataccttttTTCGCAGATAACGCGCCTCCGTATACCCGTGTAATATACATAGTTCCAAATTTAGTTTACCGGGACAAACTTGTCTTTGGTTCATCGTCAAATCTCGAATCTGAATATTCGACTTACGTAACACATTAAATTCTCTCACGTGCGTTAGAACCCGGTTGGTTTAAAACGTATAATCTCGTCGAAAGAACTACATTCCACGAACACACATGACTCGGATATGTGTGTTGTTACTTTTGAATACGTCTGTCATAAGCAATTAGTGAAACAACTTGTCAAAATGTAAAAGCAACAACCGAGAAAGCCCCGACACGAATCCTCGCGGTTATAGCTCAGATTAAAAAACCGCCACAACCACGTTTGCCCTCCCAATATATCGGAGACGGAATACACGCCATACCCATACCGTTACATTTCGaatgatcgccatttttttttttttattttcactcattttttcATGCACTGTACGTTAATAATTTTCGCACGGTTTGTTTTAGTCGATACCTGGATGTAGACTTCGTGCCTTCGTACAAGGAAACAAAATATCGTGCACACCTCACTTCGAATTCTTAACCCGAGTTCTCAATTAATCTCAGGGTGATCTGTTGACGATGCGCAGATGTAATTTTGAGAGAATTCATCGACATTTGTCTCCGATTAATTTCCCTAAATATTCCCTAAAATAATCAGCATTATagagatgatgaaaataaaaattagaaaaaaaaatcgacaaataaACAACCACGATAACATATATCGACGTAAATCGGCACATGTAGTGCGCCAACTATTATACAggtgtgaaaaatcgaaggcTCGATCTGCAGAGCATATGTGCTATAGATATCCTATGGACTCGGGTTGAAAGCGAGGCGATTATTTGAAGTGCCCTTGGTAGAAAGGTGAAATCTAGCGGCAGACGAAGAGCGTGCAAACGATATTGAACATGGACAGATGTGTTCCGAGCAAGCGTATAGCTGCACGCCCGACATAGTCCAATATGGAAAGCAATTATCTTAATTATCTTCGAGGCCTCTAACTCGTTGGCTACTTCGTTACGGACCAAGTCAGTCGATGTGAGCAAAAATGAGCTGTGCTCACGAATAACTGTGCCTCGCATGCCCGCGCTGCATATTCATCTGCATATATTCACTTATCCACTTGCgtactaacaataataatatacgatgATACACATAtctaatatatacacacacgatgTTTTCGCTGGATTCTTCTTCGCGAACGCCTTTCGCAATGTCGGTACATTTGCGACCGTACCGGTGCACCACGCTGcaatacacacgtacggaTGTGCACCTCAGACTGCATCTAGACCGAAACCCGAGGcgttgtttttccattttttattcatcccgaCGCGACGGAGTAGTTTGTCACTTTTTCTACCAGTATCCGTGGCCCTTTGAAAGTAGATTTAATTCGCTCCAATCCGCCGATTTGCGTATATACAGTTTTTCTGATTAGGTTCTCGCACACctcttgttctttttattttgatttcatgTCGTTGCAGTTGATAAAATGTATAATCGAATGGAGAACAATTTTTCGCAATTCACTCACGTTTCGTTGAGATGCGTTGGCTCGCCAATAAAAATGCAAAGCGACGATTATTCATAGTTCttcgcgtatatgtatatggtttttccatttcacatGAAATCGGTAAATTACATCGTTTGAATAATACGCACTGCGGAGGTCAATTCGTTGACTCACTACATGGAAGCTCGATAACGTGGAAATGATAATTGGGGTGAAGGTACAGCGCATGTGGCGGTCGTTTGAATTCCGTGACCTTATGACCCTTGGCTCAGTATTTTCCTATAACTTTCAACGTGCAACGTCTTACATTTGTACAGAAATATTCGATCGCGATGTACGCGGAAAAAGACGTACCCGTACCCCTTCCGCTTCGGTCGAACCCGATATTTCCGGTCTTGAAGTTCCATAATAGATTTCCCTTATGCAGTTTTGAAACCTTTTGGAACCGGTATGGATCGAATAACCCGGTAGACTCCGATGTTGATTCCGATGAATTAAGAGACGGAAAGTGAGATAGGCTTGGATATAAACACCGATCATTGGCTCAGACCGTGTGCGGGCAACTCCTCCTCGAGGACGTCCAGTTTCTCGCATCGACGCCGACGAGCGCAACCTCCGATTATGACAggattatattaatatattcgTCGTATTCGCCGTACCGCCGGATTAGAGCCGGCGATCATTTCTCTGCTAATGAGCGCTTCGGCTGTCgaatcgaaaacaaaatttgccggcgtacgttaaaaaaaaaaaaaaaaacgaaaatcgtcgGAAAAGTATGCTGGCGCGTTGAAAATCCGAGCGTTAATTCTTATCGCGCGGTTTGTACGTGTCGATCGGTTTATATTCTCTCGAAGCAATATGGCGGCTCGGTTTCGCGCTGTTCGCTGGGTGGCCCTCGCTCCGcggcgatattttttatgcAAACTCCGGACCTTCGGCTCGCCGCATTATATCCTCGTTTGTTGTGTAAAGCCGGAGGAAGTTGTCACAGTTTAGATAGCGCGGTGACAGGATCTAGAAAGTCGGATATTGAATTTCGTTACGTTACATCTCGATTACGCGTTCAACAATTAAATATACGAACGGCATATCGCGCGCGGTATAACATATAATAGAACTTGGCAGAGTCGCGAGCGTTGCAGAGACGACGAGTCGATTATAGGCGAATTAAAATCATCGTCGTAATAACCGTACGATTATCTAGCGTCGCTATTTTGTATTCCTCATCCGCGTCAttcgcgtatatacgtatgtatatagaaaaatcgaaagtgtCATGTCACTGCGTCGTTATAATCGTTCGGTAACCGATTTCTTCCATAATCGATATCCCGTTGTTCCAAGAAAAGCAATATTAGGACCGATCTGGTAGTCGATTTATCTCCAAACTATGAATTAATTAACCTATACAGAAACAATGAACGCGAATgtcgtaggtatacctatggcCTATCATCGTGGCGCTGCTAACGAACGTTGTTTCTAATTGCAAATTACTGGGGCATAGCAAAAATATGCCTGTTCGCGGTCTCATTGGCCAACTTTCGTAATGCCTATAACATGCAAGCGTCTACCTTGTATATACTTAGGATATAATTTATGCAGAAACTATGAATATACTATAAATCAACTATTGGATCACTCTCGACCAACGATTTGccctgattttcttttttttttttttgacaaccAATCACCTCACGAATCTTATATAGGcgtaaacaaaatttttagGCGCGTTTACTCAatcgagtgagaaaaaaaattccgcgcTGATCCGCCGCTCCGAACCTTCCAAGATCTCTAAATGGATACAGACGACGGCATTTGAGAGCGGTGTTTCGGTCCTCGGGCAGTCGATTCTTTCCTCGCGGGAAGTCGCCAATTCAGACGATTACGCGGGGAACTCTTTGATCTCGCAAGCGTAAATTGTATGATGCCCAGCAGAAGACGTGTAGTTCCCTCTCCGAGGGATATATACGGAGGCAAGAAGTCGCTTCGCTCATTTCTCGTTCCATCGACAGTTATTGTCCCCGTGCAAGTCTCTTAATTggcagagttttttttttttatcgcatccGATCAATTATCGGtccgtaaaaaatttttcgccgcaTCAACCCACGACAACATCGCGGCGAGCTGCGCCCGCGCtccggataatttttttcaaaatcgcatTTCAAAGTACACGATTTATCGACCGTACGTGACAACGGTTGACCAAGGTCAAGGATACTCCACTTCCGGGTGCGCGTTGGCGTCCGCCGTACGATCGGTACCGCACCGTACCGCGGTCCCGCGTCAAAACGCACCCTCGGTGACCTTCGCCAGAAGTCCGCGTTTCGCGACGGCAGCTTTGGTTCCTACTCGTCCGGAGAACGTGAACAGCGACGAGCGGGCTGTTCGCGGCGATATCGTATCGCTTGTCCGATATGTCAATATGTCATTACAGATTCGTCGTACACGTTCGCTTTGCAAATGAGTACGATTGTTCAGGAACACCTCGGACGACCGCTGTGAGGATTCCCCCCAATTTTCGGTACGAAAGCTCGCTCTTCGGCTCCGCTCGTACGGCCGTCGAAAGGAAGTCGACGTAAGACCGGATGCGAAGGGTGTCCGTTCTCCGAGGTGGAGGCCTCGATCGTCCTCGAGGAGGTGTGCGAAAACGGTGGCGGAGTCGCAGGTCCGAAAGTATACTCCGTCGCCGTATCCCCGGGAAGTCGAACGACACCATACGCGTTCGCTACGACAAAGAGTGGGTCTTGCGAGAAAAGAGATAGGTAACgaacgaaggagagaaaaatagagagggagagagagagagagagagccatCGGAgatgtgaaaagaaagagagtgAGACGATTGGGGTACGAGGGGGGAGGGCGGGAGGGAGTTCCGTGGCAACATGGCGACGGGAAAGTAAGCTGCCCGCTAGTGACTGAGTGACCCACACACAGTCACCGTCGTCACATACCGTTCTCTACAATCTGCTGTAAGCACGCCACGATAAAGTCTAAACTGGCAGTGTTCAAGTGCGCTTGCTCAGTGGTGCTGCTCGCGACCTCGTGACCGCTGCTGAGCCCGCGTTTCGCTCAAAAATTGGGCCCTGCCGCCGAAcggtgagaaagagaaaaaaaaagccaaaagaCCACACGAAGAGGAGACGAAGAGGAGCCGAAGATCCACCCGAGGACCCGGAGACTCGAAGCGCCGAAAGAGCGGGGTACGGTGCGGAGGCGAGTTTTGTTCGTTCGCGCGTAACCGACACCGAACAGTGTAAAAACATTTACCTTATTCATAAACATCCGAACACCATGGACCTACCTGGTTCGCCTTAACCGAACGACGAGCTACGAACGGTGTACCCGATGTGTGTTCAATTGATTCTTacttcgttgaaaattacggAGGAGATAACGAGCCGTTGGAGATGTAACGTACGGAGGGATATCGAGGAAGACGCTTCGTTATTACCTGGTGCAGATCCAATTTAGAAAGCACAAACAGGACTGCAGCGGCGATCACGGATCATCCGCGCCCTCCCATACgtcgccgccaccgccgccgccgccccccTGCAATTCCTTCAGTTTAACTCTGACAACGCTACCGTGCGGTGCTAATTGGAGAATATTAAGCGGTGTCCGACGCACGTCCCACCGCCTACCGTTCGGATAtacatttcgaaaatattttcggaagcgagaattttatttttctcgattgttgttttttttttttgatttttttaaatttttttttttttttcgtacatatTTCGGTTCCATTTAAATCGAAACTACCGTCGCCGCGAGAGTATATATGTAGACACACTGGAATCGATGTGCGAGTTCCAGGACGCCGGGTATCCACCGACTTTCTAAACTTCGAACATCGTTCGGTTAACTGGCGAGATAAGGTGCTACGAAATACGCCACCAAGATGGGTTGACAATCGTTTCGATCGCCCTTGACTCGAGATATATTTTACCTCCTATGCAATAGATACGGATTGAGTTGAATAACGTCGACGATCTGTACCAATTAATAAACCACACGCCGAAGTATCGTTCATCCGAGATTAACGAGATGAAACACCTTTAGCCGTTACACACCTATAGACGTACTGTATGCATTACGGATTGTTTGTCGCGTGACACCTTCGCCGTCGCGTTTCTTGCAACGCGCGCCATTGGAGTTCCTCGCACGGTGTCAAACAAACAGGTCCTTGTAAAAGCAGTGTCGCTCTACAACTGCGTGCTTTCATCTGACATGAATAATATATCGCCAGCTACGGAATTTCGGTTTCTCCGTTCAGCCGATAATTAATTTGACAAATTTGTGCGTAGCGATTAGGAAATAGGattccgaacaaaaaaaaaaacaaaaaaaagaagaagaggagaaggaaCAACATCGCGTCGCAACAATAATTCGATAATCTAAAACACTTTTATcattgaatcggaaaaatgCTCAACTGTACAGATCTCGAGTGTATCCTCCACCATCATCATTACTACGCCCATCTTCATCAGTTGCAGCCACATCTTCCACCGGAATACGATCACGATGGTGAGTGATTATATTCTTTATGTTCATCGCCGAATCTTGTTTTACCGCaagtttggaaaataaatattgagCCACTTTGTTTACGGATGACATTCGGATGTTTCAATGAATTAGTCAGTTGTCAATTATTTATGATGCGTAAATAGACCGAGCGGGCGTATTATCGCCGGCAAACATTTCACGGGACAAAGTCTTGTTGGCACGGGTAAAGCCCTAAGATCGAGAACTCCGACATGTATTAGCCGGACTCGTGTAATTGGTAATTCAAAAGACGGACGGAGTAATGCAATCAAACAATTGCCAACTGCTTCGCGTGTCTAATGTAATGAATTGAATCGTGTAATTCCaagttttttaatcaatttgtttttcaacgtGAGATTCGTTAGACccaaaaattttgacggaCATCGGTAGCTCgtaattatgagaaaaaaaaaaatggcggatcTTATACGTATCTTATACCATGTATCTCATACGTGcattctatatgtatacttttggacatttgaaatgaaaataaaaactcctTTATAGAAACATACATCGTTGTGCAGAGTATGAATATATTGAACCGTGTAATCATcccgtgtatataggtactttctttctcgttccacgttattaatttcatttcactcgtTATAAAAGCAGGTAAGAAATTCATCTGTGTACAACACGTGAGCTAGGCGATAATTTTATCGTAAACTTGTTATACAATTAACGGTAATAAGTATAATACGTATTTAAGCCGTCCTGTGAGGAACGAACGATTCAGATGTGCGACTACAGGATTTCACATCGATGTTTTCAATTGCAGTTCAGCGTCACGTGTAGCAAAACGTTATCCAGTTGATCCCATATTGCAGGCTTCTGGTATTACTTTCTGCTTTAGCAATACATTTTCCGGCCCCTGCGGTTCGACTAAGTACGATCGTGACGAATGGGGCTTGAAGGTCGTTAGGATATCGGTTGACTTCGCGTTGTACTTGCACCGCTCACATTATAGCGGAGAATATAGTGTTGGTGACAGTTCGTATACGATGATCCACGATGTGATCTGCGGAAGTATATGAGATTATAAGAGTTTTTGAAGGCGCGTTTACTCAAAATTCACAAACTGACGTCGAGAGGAAATATAGATTTGTCGAATTTCCGCGAAAGATTCCGTTCGTGTCGTCTGATGAATTTTCTGATGATTTTGTAACCGTAGCGTTCCCGTTTCTTGAGTTATTCTTCCATCGCGTCAACGATTATTACAACATTTAACAGATGGATATCTTGAATTACGATATTAATTACCGCGCAGAGATCTGTATTGATTACACACTCGACGGCGTATATTATCCGTCATCCATTATTACTCAACTGTTACACACTCGAGCGTGCTTAGAGACTaatacgaaacgaacgaattgcGAACGCAAGTGTCGAAGAAGACCGACTAATAAGgttttatcatcgtcgttatttcgCTGTACCGATACCGATGAATAATAAGATGATTCAGTTTGACCTCTTAATGGTCACGTGTGTTTTGTTAAACAAAGAATTAGCTCACAGCAAACATATCGGCTCGCAT contains:
- the LOC125499929 gene encoding uncharacterized protein LOC125499929 isoform X3, whose protein sequence is MISKTSMIFGFQADLSYSDITSVSASVLHLIRARSHRGSSYTNCHQHYILRYNVSGASTTRSQPIS